TCATGGGTATGTGGTGGAGAGATAAGAGCTACAAGACACCAACGATCGTGCCAGAGCCACATAGATGGAGAAGTGTGATAGATATGGTTCAGAAGAGCCTTGTAGTTAAAAAGAGGAGGCAAATCCATTGGCGGGGGAACTGCCATAGACGTGGATTGAGAGACGGGTCAGTAGGATTTTAGTATACTTAAGCAATAAGATGAGGTGAATCGATATAGTAGAGTAGGGGGAAGAGGGATGGGAGAAGGCTACAAAGGGACTGCAGTTGGGCCTCGCAGGTGCTCACCTTCACCAGCAAAGCGGATCGGGGATATAAGGTGTAGGGAGGAATCGAGGATAGGAAGGGGAAGGGTGGCGTCTGCACTGGTGTACATCGCGTGGATTTGTGGATTAGTTTTCGTGATTGCAGAGAGATGTGAGGTGTGATGGTAAACAGGTTAATATCTTTGCATGAATCGTGAAGCCACCCTATCCATCCAAGAATGATTGGTATTTTATAGAACAATAGGTGATTTGCAAGTATAAGCCATTAAGGCCATAAACAATACATGTCACGTAAGTTAGACcagtccaaaaaaaaaaaattcttgtcGTGCATGTGGCTTCAAGtgtaactttaaattttcatgTTGAACCTTGgtggttatttttgtttctgaatttttaatttacatatcAGTCCACACTAACCACTCTCCAAAAAATAGAAAGTAATATAAATTACCCCCACTCCCTGAATCCCATCTTCGACAACTCTACTCGCTCCTCCTCTAttgtctccctcctcctctatTGTCTCCCTTCTCCTTATTGCCAATACTGGTGATGGTATAGATCAAGGCAGTGGGCCAGGGAACTTCATTGATGTTGTAGTGGTCTTGAACTCTCATCCTTGTCACGCACCATTATCAGATGGGGGAGGAGCTCGTTAGGGTGGGGGTCAAAGGCTAGGGGATGAGCTCACCGTCATCGTGACGCCCTCATCCTTCGATAGCCACCATTGTCCCTAGCGATGCAAGCCAAGGTGGTACTAGCCCGTGCGCATTAAGGAAACTCTCGCGATAGGGTTGGGTGGAGTGTGTTGATCCAGCCACGAGGGTAGGCTCCACGATGGCTCAACCCGATATAGACTGAGTCGGCTCAATAGTAGGTTGTGGGAGCGTGCGAAATACACTATAAGAATTGAGTTATGCAGTGAAACAATAGCATAGATCCAATGACATAGCCGACATCAAGTGACGACCTCGATGTCAAAGACAATAAGCCTATTGTTCTCGTCTCGAAGCCATGCTTGTTCTCTTCGCCTTTCTGCCACATGTCCTTGCTTTAGATCCTAGGCCAGACCTCcatttctcttctctcatgCTTCTTCTACACATAGGGAAAAACAATGATTCACCCAGTGAATTTGCCTTAATGTATGAGTGGACTCAACATCCAGGCAAGAGAAGTCTTTAGGAGCCACCTACTTTTTATCCATTCTCATCCAAACATTCACAATATATTGCAGTTGATATAGTCGAGCGATAAGTGTACTCGCCAACATCGAGGGTTGTTCGTGAGCAGTGCTATACGTACGATTGTCGTAAGTACGATTCATGGCACGTAGCGACGGTGCAGCAGCGAGCGAATCGGCGCGTAACGGAAGTCACAAACAAATCACAGCGTCGGCAACGGAAATCGTACGATTTTCTCGTACGCAAAGCAATTTCGTTTGTTCATATAgtctaaggccttgtttaatttacaattttttttccaaaaacatcacatcgaatatatagacacatatttaaagtattaaatatagtctaattataaaataaattacagattctaCCAAGAAgctacgagacgaattttttgagcctaattaatccatcattagcacatatatgttactgtagcacgtatggctgatcacgtactaattaggctcaaaggattcgtctcacgatttccccataactgtttaattagttttaatattcgtgtatatttaatgctttatttagatgtccaagaattcgatgtaatgttttttggaaaatattttggaacCTAAGTAAATATTCCGAACGTACATAACTATAGCCTagataaatagtaatttaAGTGCTCCAGTACAGTCGCATGCATCATCTCGCACGCTGGCTTAGCTGCTTCTCCCCAGATCTGCAGCAAATCAGAAAAGTCACCGCTTTCCACGACACGCACGCACAGGCAAAAAGGGAGCAGGCGCCACAGCGCGCAGCTACCCTCCTACACACGCGTCTGATGAATTTAAccatgctgctgctgaatCCCAAGTTATTTACTGTGCTGATTTACTGATCATGATGCTTCACGGGCCAGTTAATTAAGCACGCAGGAGCAGCCTACGACGACCTGCGGTCTGGCATGTAGGGCCCGCATGTCAGCGAGAGAGTAGCGGTAAGTTAGCTGATAAAGGAGATATCTGCGCTTCACGAGGCGAATTCGCCCCCATCCCGCGAGGTTCATGACGAGGCGATCTTTGCCGTACACATAGGCAGATTGTTTTAACTCTTTCCTAAGCAGCTAGGCTAAACCCTATCCTTGTTTTATCGTTAGGATTTGATCAGCCTGGGGTTAAGGTTAAGTTAATCAACCTAGGCCGTAGGGATCAGTAACCCATACGGTAGGTTTGTCTaggccttttcttttctttttgtttttgtttttagtagTACTACCTCTGTAGTGAAATAAAAtcctttttttagttttttatacaatgttttgactctttgttttattttaaaaaaatttacaattaatatttttattcttactagctgataaaacatgaataatactttatgtatgACTTATTTTATGTGCAGCCTGACAGAGTGAcagttgctgctgctggatgTGAAATTGTGAAATGGCTTCTGCCGAAAAAAACCGTCGTCTCGCCCTGTGAGAGCTGGGAAAGTGACAACGGTATTGTACATTTGTGCGTAGTTTTCTGCGAGAAGGCAGCGCGTGCATGCATACGCGCGTGATCGTGCCCATCTCACCACCTGTGCAACAAGCTAGATCCTCCTCTTCTTGGGGTCCTAAAATAATCTTGTTTCTCGTTAAAGCCACGGAAGATGTCGTGGACTCCCAGGTGATGAGCTGGTGGTTTGAATAGGAGTACACCTTGTTTTGCCAACTTTTAGGGACGAAGAATGTGAGTTTAGGCCAATCTCAATAAAGGTTTTATGGGTAATAAATAAGGtgatgtagatatttttgataatgtggcaaagtattaatgaagagagagttgaaatgagtttcatggagatgaaatcttctatgcactgttacctagacagtttgtgtcttgcatgtaacctaggaaacaacaatagataaaactatgcattgagagagtggtgttttattctagttttttttaatgacatgtcactctaggtAATCGTGTTCATAAAACTTGTATTGAGGATGGCCTTAGATGAGTGATTTGATGGTGGGATTGGTTATAGGAGCTTGATTTTTACTAGTATTTGGCAAAAGAAACGACATTGCTATGGAGTTTGGATGTGAAAGTAAAGATAGACGGCTCAGATATAACACGTTATACTTAGAGTGGGAATTCCCTCTCAGTTACCACCATTCACATGCCcactaaaaattattaacagcCCAAACTTCTTAGCAATTTCCCCAAGCAAACGCACCATTATACCATTTCTAATGGGAGTTTCGATCTCATTAAATAGGGTACCGTgttaacattttttatatatgtagcaATGAAGAGATGGCATGTGTTTTTATCTAAATGTAGCCACAATGTACATTGTTACCAGTATAGTTTGTTTATTACATGTATTGCctataaaacaacaaattaaacatatacatggtattacctccgttccaAAGTTGTTTAGCATAGACTTAGGAGATgtcaaaatattcttttttagtcacttcagtgatcaatttgtaaattttgaatGGATTAGATTTCCATTCTAAGCGTTTGATTGGCTCTAAAATCATTGCAATGATTGAAATTATGAGAGTTAATgtagaaatacttatactgtggtataaaatttaaatcctagaaatatttatcttttaaaatagagggagtatgaaCTGTTTCAATCATCAACGAAATGCAATGTTACATACGATCATTCCACTGGGAATGACCTTAGTATCAAAGTTTCCTTGCCTTGCTGGACTGCATGCTTTCTGCAACCCAACTGGACTTTCTAGGGGAGTGGAGTTCAAATAGAACTTCAGGCTAACACCATCTTTTAAAGCCACAACATCTTAATAATGGGCTGAAATTGCCATAGGGTAGGGTCATGGATAGTGGGCCTCCTCTCTTAGGCCCAAAACCATGCATCATTCCAGCACATAAATTTAACAGAATAGTCATCAATCGCTTTTTATGTTTAAGTTGAAATGTTCCAGGATACCTGACACAGGGTTGCCGCGTGCGTCTTGTTTTGAGAGGAAGACGAAAAGTTTAATAtgttcattttgttttcttggaaATACTGGCAACATACAttagctaaaatatatttccatTTTTTCAAAATGTGAACACGGACTGGCATGACCAATTGTTATGTCCTATCtgctccgtcctaaaataattttatttttcatacatCCTATACAtaccaataaaaaacaaaataatgtattaCTATCCACTTTATTAAATAACAATGCACCATCCCTCGCTTTATCTAGTTTCAATGCACTTATTCATACTTTTACGAACTCTAATACAATAATTGCTTAAAGTTAGACTTATTATAGACAAACAAAATGAGGcaaaaatgatattattttgggatagagtATATGAGAATACAAACCATTAATAATGTTCAAATGTATAAAATACAAACCATCTTCTAAATGATAATTCAAGCACATACTGGCAAACCATGCACGGTGGCATAAGGTGTCTCATGATGGATTAAACCGTGCCGGAAGCCCGGAACCTTCTTCAGATTTCAAAGGCTTTCAAAGGGTTCTTGGGATCAATATCATGGAAGAGAGGAAGATCTGGTTGGAGACTTCCTTGGCTGAAACCAATGCTTTCTAGGGTCTCCAGCACGcagtcaaacaaaattttgtttccgAACAGGGTGAAGTGCAGTCCATCGCTGCATAATATAAAAGGAAGTTATTTAGTCATTGTCATCAGGGAAAAAATAACACTGTAAGCACTAAGCAGTACTCAAAACTACAAGACAACATAATGCATTTCTTCGGTAAGAAAACATGCATACATTATAAGGCcttatttattttcacttaGGATTATTGTgatctagattattaaaaatagtctgaaacaaataaaatagattacaAGGACAGATTACTATAAGATTAAATTGTGCTAAAGGTGTACGAACTTGCGAGGTAGATGCAATCTAGTACATAAActtgtaaattatttgtttgaaTGCATAAATTTGTCTAGTGCATGCTGTAAACTAGATCCAAAGGACATGActaattttactaaatttgACATTGATTAGAATCTTGCGTAGGCTCAGATGACCCGATAATGTCATAAACATATGCACCCACTCGTTCAAACATAGAGTAAGTTATTTTGtgtagtgtgtgtatatacgggagtatgaaataaatacaaaacaatgaaaataaaataaaataaaatgcatgAATGTTATTTGCACATATGACATATCACGTCCTAATATGCGTACGTGACAACCTAATCAACTCTAACTCGGTATAATTTGCCACAATGTGTTGTTTTGGAGCAAgatttgttataatatgtcGTTCTGCAACCTCTCTCGCTATATATTTACTGTCAAAAAATATGTCCTTTTGGAATTGGTTCGCACACACTAAACAAGTTCGTGAATTATAACGAGCATTTTACGATTTTATATACTAAATTGCACTCACCTGATAAATTTGTGTACCACCAACACAATTTAGTCTTGTCATAATCTAAAGCTCAGATTATTGTAATATGATAAGCTCCTCCAAGGATAATTTATTTCAGATTATTTGGTGGCTAAAGACCGACTACCCCtggatactttaaaataattacccACCTTACTATCCATTATccaatttagcttataataattcaGCTTGTAGTAATCTGGctcaataatataaattacaataattctaaatagaaacaaacatggcctaaatCACGGCATGAAGACCcaagttatttataaaaaacctaATGCTGTGTGCGAAGGCTCTATCCACTGTCAGTTACTGTATACATAGCAGAGAAGAGAGCGAAAACCAAGCGAGTTGCactctaattaatttgttcccACAATTCTTTTCCCCAAAAATCTGTTCTACAGACATATTCTATTGGTCTTTAACACCTCTgcaattcttcttcttcaaaaaaaaaaaatctgtacaCATGTTTTTTGTTCCCTATTGCTTTGCGGACATTTCTATTTTCTACTGCTGAGTTAATCTCCTTATGGGAGATGGGAAGATCTTGACTGGTTTCCATTAGAGAAGCAAAAGTGGTAGCTTGTATAATACTAGCATGCACGCTATTGTGCATCTAGTTTGTTTCTGCAGGTTTTCATTTGACAATTCAGAAGCTAGAAAACAGTCATACAGTGTTATGCAGAGTATCAAGTTCATCTTGTTTGGTTAAATATGTTAATTATAGGATCTTCAGAATGGGTCGGGTTTAAGGCCAAGGTTtttttagtcaaattaaccatcCATTTGCTTCTATATAACCTGTACACTCGACAGAACCATTACGTTCGATCAGATTGTCCGTGGAATTTGCGAAGTAGGCTACTGGTAGCATAGATGACTGCCCTTGCTTTGCTTCTTATTAAGCCTATCAATTTTCAAGTTTTGGTATAAGGTCACTTGAAATAGATACATACCACAATGCAGATGTTTGCCAGTCAGGAAATTGCTGCATCTTTGTCCAGATGTCTATGGCTGGAAGATTCAGTTCTTTAGCAACTGTCAGGCATGCCTGTGCATAAGCGCCAGCAGCTTCATTGGTTCTTTCCGGTAGTTTTGAAGGGTCATCTTCTCCATACATGTCCCTTCATTGAAAGAAACGGACAATAAGTACGAGTTTGCAAAAATCTCCCTTACAAGAAGGTACAATGTTTAGCTTGTTACTTGAAAAAAGAATTTTCAGATCAAGCCCAGTGCCACCAAGTGGTAACTGATATACCGATAAactaaaagggaaaaaaacttACAGTGTATAATGTGCATCCTTTTACATGAGAAATACAAACTGGTGGTTAATTCTGCTCGTGGATATAAGTCGATAGATCAAACATAAGCATGCCCTGTACTGGTTTGGTACATTATGAAATTGGATTCAAATTCTTGAAGTCTGAAGAAAGTACAAATTTATTGGGTGGCTCCTTTGTTATCAGGGACGTATTTAGACCTAGTGCAGCTATGGCTCGAGCTCTAGATTTAGGTCCATAATTctctgaaaaatatataaaatcatcttacaattttaaaaatagttaaagaCTACATGAACATAGTCCTACTCATAGATATCCTTACCGAATTCTCGCTGGTTCATAGATTGGTGGAGGCGTGATGAGTATAATCTTGGTGGATGGCCATTGCTCCTGATGTGAGACCCAAATCGGAGTAAGCAAGCAACGAAGCAGTTAAGCCGAGCAGACGGATCGTCGCTGAAAGGAAGGAGAACCTTGAAGTAGGCGCAGATGGCGCGGAGGTTGCTCCGGTACTCCTCCAGCGGCACGTGCTGGTGCACCTGCTTCCGATCCGGCAGCGAGGCGTCGTTGGCGCCGAAGAACACCGTGACGGCCGCCGGGTCCGACCccccggccccggcggcggcgccctccaTGGCCCTCGCCAGCACCCGCAGCGCCCATCGCGTGTTGTACCCGCTGAACCCGCGCAGCACCACGTCCGCCTGTAGCCAACCGGAGACCACCCCGGCGATCAAAACCGACGCGGGGGCAGAtcgaggaggggaggggagggggccgCCGCGTACCTTGCGGGCGAAGTGGTCGGCCAGGGCGGCGCCccagccgccgtcggcgaAGGACAGCTCGGTGATGGAGTCGCCGAAGAGCACCAGCCGCGGCCTCATGCTCGTCGGATCCCGGATACCCCACCTACCCCTACCTGGGGGACGCCTCACTCGCTCGCTACTGTACTGAAGTGGACTGAAGAACCGCCTCGTCTCCAAGATCTCATCTGAGCTTCCAGCCTCGCTTGCGTGCAAATTCTTTAAAAGTGCAACTTGGGTGGAGAATCGTGGAAGCAACTGACTTGCAAGTTTGTCGTGCGTCCGAGAGTCCAAGATGCCGTTGTCAACACAGCCTTTCAAGCAGTAGCTGAACAGTGACGAACTGTATTCCGGCGGTCAGGGCGCCAGGGCGGCGCGGCCTGGGAAGCTTCCTATAGCTTCTCACGGAATCTCGAGTCACAAACTATTTTAAGCAGCACTCGTTAGTCGGTTTATGAGAATCGAGTGCagtaaaattcagaaaataaactaaaagctaaaaatcgATCTCCcagtttttctagattctaaCTTCTTATTAGTTTGTTAAGCTTCTCAAACAGAACTTGAGTCTCGTCTTGGAATTGAGATCAGGCAAAGGACTGCAGCTAGTTTTAGTTGTTTATTTTGATGGTCAATGTTCTGCAGCCATCGCTACAGTACACTACGAGAATTATGGCTTTCCTCGTTTTATGTGCGTTGATTAGATAAGGTGACACCATCAGATACGAACTACCCAGTGTTTTGAACCGTTTGATCGCTGTTTTAAGACAATGACAACAACTGCATGTATAATGACTAAAGCTGATCTGAATCCCTCGGTATTGGTTTCGTAATTGGACCTGTCTCAATCACATGGATGGGGATCATTGATCAAGCAATGTCGTGATCTCCTTTGAGTTCTTTCTTGGGTTTTTTTGGTACGTTCCCAACCATAAATTCGTGCTAGAATAAATTCGTAAAGTCTACCCTCTATggtcatgatttttttatgaaatactTAAGCCAAACAGAATATTtacaatcaaaaaataatatataaatacaacttttatatatgtgttcttggcgaaaaacaaatgctaaataataaactataattaaaaagccaaatcaatttcaaacttaaggttaaaatttaaattttgacttatgaacaaaagcataagcaaaaagatgagaccCTTAGTTCCATAACATGAGAATGACATACTCTTGTCTTAAAACTATTTTCCATAAATGACATATACTCTTGTcttaaaactatttttcataaatgaCATATACTCTTGTCTTAAAACTATTTTCCATAAATGACATATACTCTTGTCTTTCTATATTCCACAAATGTGTTGTAATAAGAAAAAGATTAGTATTATATTCTGAAAAAGTTGCAGAAAAAAGGTCAAGACGACCGAAGTTTCTGACTAAAGAGTAACAAGTTCATGAGAGTATGGAAAATACTCTGCATTTTCAGACAAGTCCATACACATCGTTTTTatgtttctaaattaaaattttaaaaagttgaaTTGACGGTGGATGCGCTCCGCTAGCGAATCGAAGCTTAAGAAGGTCAAGCGATTGTTCCGACCGCGGGAGCTCTGGGTGCCGAGGGGACCATGGGTTGTGCTTCTGAGTCAAAAGACGTGGGATAGATTGAGCAGACTCTGCCATTGGATGCGCAAGGAGCAATAACCAATGTTGGACTTTCCTTTGCATCGGACAATCCGATTTCCAATTTGAATGACAATGGTTTAAAGTTCTAATCAAAATATACACACGTACATTATGAGATGACACTAGTGGATTTTATTAGGAATTTAGTGAGGTTGAGATTTACCATCATCCTCAATCAATTTAAACACACATTAAGAGAGCATGCTCTgcccaaaaacaaaaagagagAGCATGCTCGCCAATGCGTTACCTTGGTAATGCCGTGTATCTTCGTacatagttaaaaattaacatgtAATCTAAGATGACCGTGATTACTCGTTAACTACGCATCAATTTGATATGCTAAACCACAAAACTGTTATTTGCCATTGACATTACATTTCGACAAAATCCATAAGAAATTACGGTGAAACCACTCCAAAGTAGAAAGCACCTGCTATGTTTCCCGGACCACCAAATCCTCAACGCCCCAAGAACGCAGAGGAACCGAACAGTGGATGATGAACATAAATTTTACCATCAATGGAAAGGAGTccggaagaaaaaaaaagtgtaaagaaggaaaaaaaaaccgaacAGTAGCAGCAGCCTGCCTGCCCCCACCTCCCACCGAACCCCTTGCCTGCCTTCCCCAtctcgcctcctcccccccGAAATCCCCAAATCGCCGCACCCccgatccgccgccgccctcgatTCGATTCGGCGCCGCCGTTGACCCCGCCCCCTATGGCCTCagggccgccgtcgccgtccagcaAGGCGTTCTCCCGCAAATCCCACGCCCACGGCCCCGGGCCCAACTCCTccaaggcggcggccggaggcggaggcctcTCGGCGTTCGATGCGCACAACGGGACGCACATCCGCACCGTCACGTTCTCgctctcctcgtcgccggccgcccgccgggagctccggcgccgcctcaCCACGGAGCTCGCACAGGTGCGGGCCACTTCCAAGCGCCTCAACTCGCTCCCCGCTCCCGCGCCTTCCTCCGCGCTCTCCGCCACCGACCCTTCCACCCCGCTGCCCCCGCACCCGCCGGTCTCCAAGCACAAGTCCAAGAAGGGGCCCTCGAACCCGTCGCTCTCCGCGGAGGCGCGGCGCAAGCTCTACGCCCCCGTGTTCAAGACCTGCGGCACGGTGCTCGCTAGGCTGATGAAGCACAAGCACAGCTGGGTGTTCAACACGCCCGTCGACGCCAGTGCGCTTGGCCTGCACGACTACCACACCATCATCACCAAGCCCATGGACCTCGGCACTGTCAAATCGCGGCTGGCCGCTGGGCACTACAAGTCGCCGCGAGAGTTCGCCGCTGATGTGCGTCTGACCTTCCAGAATGCCATGAGGTACAACCCCAAAGGGCAGGATGTGCACTTCATGGCAGAGCAGCTAATGAACATGTTTGAGGAGAAGTGGCCAGAAATTGAGGCTGAGATGGCACAGCTGTCACCACAGCCGCCGACACCATCATCGGCTGCGCCCAGGAAACCAAAGGAGTTAGATAATTCTAAGGTGCTAGAGAGGTCGGACTCAACAGTGCATGCTGCGGGGATGGAGGCTACGCCAAAGCAACAGACTGGTCGCCCCCCAGTTTTAAAGAAGCCCAAGGCAAGGGAGCCTAATAAGAGGGAGATGACCTTTTGGGAGAAACAACGTCTTAGTAATAATCTCCAGGAGTTGCCACCAGAGAAACTTGACAATGTTGTGCAAATTATAAAGAAGAGAAACTTGTCACTCAGTCAGCATGATGATGAGATTGAGGTTGATATAGATAGCTTTGATGTTGAGACATTATGGGAGCTCGATAGGTTTGTGACAAACTACAAGAAAAGTATAAGCAAGAATAAGCGCAAGGCTGAGCATCCTATGGCAGGGCAGGACGACACGAATCATGATCTAGAGCTAGAGAAGACAGAGCATGCGAGGTTGGACGAAGTGGAGCAGGATCAGATGCCTTCAGTACAAGAGACGGTATGCTTTTTAGGGATGATGTAATTTTCATGAATTAATTGCTAACTTATGTCCAATGTCGTACTAATTATTTC
This is a stretch of genomic DNA from Oryza brachyantha chromosome 1, ObraRS2, whole genome shotgun sequence. It encodes these proteins:
- the LOC102710649 gene encoding transcription factor GTE4 isoform X1, with the translated sequence MASGPPSPSSKAFSRKSHAHGPGPNSSKAAAGGGGLSAFDAHNGTHIRTVTFSLSSSPAARRELRRRLTTELAQVRATSKRLNSLPAPAPSSALSATDPSTPLPPHPPVSKHKSKKGPSNPSLSAEARRKLYAPVFKTCGTVLARLMKHKHSWVFNTPVDASALGLHDYHTIITKPMDLGTVKSRLAAGHYKSPREFAADVRLTFQNAMRYNPKGQDVHFMAEQLMNMFEEKWPEIEAEMAQLSPQPPTPSSAAPRKPKELDNSKVLERSDSTVHAAGMEATPKQQTGRPPVLKKPKAREPNKREMTFWEKQRLSNNLQELPPEKLDNVVQIIKKRNLSLSQHDDEIEVDIDSFDVETLWELDRFVTNYKKSISKNKRKAEHPMAGQDDTNHDLELEKTEHARLDEVEQDQMPSVQETLQNPEPESIDIEPPKENTADDNERYVGSSSPVHLEDQKGENAGRSSSSGSSSSDSGSSSSAYADTDTDSSSADGSDAAQSPRT
- the LOC102710649 gene encoding transcription factor GTE4 isoform X2 gives rise to the protein MASGPPSPSSKAFSRKSHAHGPGPNSSKAAAGGGGLSAFDAHNGTHIRTVTFSLSSSPAARRELRRRLTTELAQVRATSKRLNSLPAPAPSSALSATDPSTPLPPHPPVSKHKSKKGPSNPSLSAEARRKLYAPVFKTCGTVLARLMKHKHSWVFNTPVDASALGLHDYHTIITKPMDLGTVKSRLAAGHYKSPREFAADVRLTFQNAMRYNPKGQDVHFMAEQLMNMFEEKWPEIEAEMAQLSPQPPTPSSAAPRKPKELDNSKVLERSDSTVHAAGMEATPKQQTGRPPVLKKPKAREPNKREMTFWEKQRLSNNLQELPPEKLDNVVQIIKKRNLSLSQHDDEIEVDIDSFDVETLWELDRFVTNYKKSISKNKRKAEHPMAGQDDTNHDLELEKTEHARLDEVEQDQMPSVQETNPEPESIDIEPPKENTADDNERYVGSSSPVHLEDQKGENAGRSSSSGSSSSDSGSSSSAYADTDTDSSSADGSDAAQSPRT
- the LOC102710649 gene encoding transcription factor GTE4 isoform X3, with amino-acid sequence MASGPPSPSSKAFSRKSHAHGPGPNSSKAAAGGGGLSAFDAHNGTHIRTVTFSLSSSPAARRELRRRLTTELAQVRATSKRLNSLPAPAPSSALSATDPSTPLPPHPPVSKHKSKKGPSNPSLSAEARRKLYAPVFKTCGTVLARLMKHKHSWVFNTPVDASALGLHDYHTIITKPMDLGTVKSRLAAGHYKSPREFAADVRLTFQNAMRYNPKGQDVHFMAEQLMNMFEEKWPEIEAEMAQLSPQPPTPSSAAPRKPKELDNSKVLERSDSTVHAAGMEATPKQQTGRPPVLKKPKAREPNKREMTFWEKQRLSNNLQELPPEKLDNVVQIIKKRNLSLSQHDDEIEVDIDSFDVETLWELDRFVTNYKKSISKNKRKAEHPMAGQDDTNHDLELEKTEHARLDEVEQDQMPSVQETLQNPEPESIDIEPPKENTADDNERYVGSSSPVHLEDQKGENAGRSSSSGSSSSDSGSSSSDTDTDSSSADGSDAAQSPRT
- the LOC102713404 gene encoding GDSL esterase/lipase At5g45920-like, translated to MRPRLVLFGDSITELSFADGGWGAALADHFARKADVVLRGFSGYNTRWALRVLARAMEGAAAGAGGSDPAAVTVFFGANDASLPDRKQVHQHVPLEEYRSNLRAICAYFKEQWPSTKIILITPPPIYEPARIRDMYGEDDPSKLPERTNEAAGAYAQACLTVAKELNLPAIDIWTKMQQFPDWQTSALCDGLHFTLFGNKILFDCVLETLESIGFSQGSLQPDLPLFHDIDPKNPLKAFEI